TGCCGAGTTGTTTGTCTTGCAGGACGAAATTCAGATCCTCAGCGGCCAGGCGTTCACGCACCACATCGGCACCATGGCCGATCACCACATGAATGCGTTGTGGCTCAAGTTGCCGGGCGCTGTGGATAACATGGCCCAGCATGGAGTTGCCGGCAATCGGGTGCAGCACTTTCGGCAGTGCCGAACGCATACGAGTGCCTTGACCGGCCGCGAGGATAACGATTTCAAGAGACATGACTGGCTACCAATCCTGGGTGGTCAGCGACTGCGACCGGGTTTCGGGAATTCGGAAAAGAAAAAAGGGTAGCCGAGGCTACCCTTTTTTATCAATCGCACAACAAGCGGCTGACGGATTAACCGCCAAACTTCTTGCGGATCTGCTGGACGGTGCGCAGCTGAGCTGCAGCCTCGGCCAGCCGTGCTGACGCAGCGCTGTAGTCGAAATCAGCGCCTTTTTCATGCAGAGCATGCTCGGCAGCCTTGAGAGCTGCTTGAGCCTGAGCTTCATCCAGGTCGGCGGCACGTTGCACGGTATCGGCAAGCACTTTGACCATGTTCGGCTGAACCTCGAGGAAACCACCGGAGATGTAGAACACCTCGGGTTCCCCGCCTTGCTTGATCAGGCGGATCGGACCTGGCTTCAGATTAGTGATCAGCGGCGCGTGACCCAGAGCGATACCAAGATCACCCAGTGCACCGTGCGCAATCACCATCTCGACCAGGCCGGAAAAGATTTCCCCTTCCGCGCTGACGATATCGCAATGGACTGTCATAGCCATCTGATTGCCTCAACCTAAATTAGCGCCCGTTGCCGGGCGCCGGGATTACAGTTTCTTGGCTTTCTCGATCGCTTCTTCGATGCCGCCAACCATGTAGAACGCTTGTTCTGGCAGGTGGTCGTAGTCACCGTTGAGGATGCCTTTGAAGCCAGCAATGGTGTCTTTCAGGGAAACGTATTTACCCGAAGCACCGGTGAAGACTTCAGCCACGAAGAACGGCTGCGACAAGAAGCGCTGGATCTTACGAGCACGGTTTACCAACTGCTTGTCGGCTTCCGACAGCTCGTCCATACCCAGGATCGCGATGATGTCCTTCAGCTCTTTGTAACGTTGCAGAACGTACTGAACGCCGCGAGCGGTGTCGTAGTGGTCCTGACCGATTACGTTCGGATCCAGCTGACGCGAAGTCGAATCCAGTGGATCTACCGCTGGGTAGATACCCAGGGAGGCGATGTCACGGGACAGAACGACGGTGGCGTCCAAGTGGGCGAAGGTGGTCGCTGGCGACGGGTCAGTCAAGTCATCCGCAGGTACGTATACCGCTTGGATCGAAGTGATCGAACCTTCTTTGGTCGAAGTGATACGTTCTTGCAGAACGCCCATCTCTTCAGCCAGAGTCGGCTGGTAACCTACTGCCGAAGGCATACGGCCCAGCAGTGCGGATACTTCAGTACCGGCCAGGGTGTAACGATAGATGTTGTCGACGAACAGCAGAACGTCGTTACCTTCGTCACGGAACTTCTCGGCCATGGTCAGGCCGGTCAGTGCTACGCGCAGACGGTTACCCGGCGGCTCGTTCATCTGACCGTAAACCAGTGCCACTTTGTCCAGAACGTTGGAGTCCTTCATCTCGTGGTAGAAGTCGTTACCCTCACGAGTACGCTCACCCACACCGGCGAACACGGAATAACCGCTGTGCTCGATGGCGATGTTACGGATCAGTTCCATCATGTTTACGGTTTTGCCTACACCGGCACCACCGAACAGACCGACTTTACCGCCTTTGGCAAACGGGCAAACCAGGTCGATAACCTTGATGCCGGTTTCCAGCAGGTCGTTGCCGCCTGCCTGTTCAGCGAACGAAGGCGCTGGACGGTGAATGCCCCAACGCTCTTCGGTGTCGATCGGGCCAGCTTCGTCGATCGGGTTACCGAGGACGTCCATGATCCGGCCCAGGGTCGCTTTACCGACCGGTACGGAGATGGCTGCGCCAGAGTCGGTAACTTCCAGACCGCGCTTCAAGCCCTCGGTGGAACCCATCGCAATGGTACGAACCACGCCGTCGCCCAGCTGCTGCTGAACTTCCAGAGTGGTGCCGGCATCGCTTTTGACTTTCAAAGCGTTGTAGATGCTCGGTACGCTGTCGCGTGGAAATTCCACGTCGATAACGGCGCCGATGATTTGAACGATACGTCCGCTACTCATAGCTGGATCCTCTGAATATTTGAACCGTTAAACCGCGGCAGCGCCGCCGACGATTTCCGAGATCTCTTGGGTGATCGCAGCCTGACGCGCCTTGTTGTAGATCAGCTGCAAATCGCTGATCAAATCACCGGCGTTGTCGGTAGCGTTCTTCATCGCGATCATCCGCGCAGCTTGTTCAGCCGCGTTGTTCTCGACCACCGCCTGGTAGACCTGCGACTCAACGTAGCGGACCATCAAGCCGTCAAGCAGCTCTTTGGCATCCGGTTCGTAGAGATAGTCCCAGTGGTGCTTGAGATCCTGATCCGGGGTGGCCACCAGTGGAATCAACTGCTCCACGGTAGGCTGTTGCGTCATGGTGTTGATGAACTTGTTGGACACCACGGACAGGCGATCAATACGGCCATCCAGGTAGGCATCCAGCATCACCTTGACGCTGCCGATCAAGTCATTGATCGACGGCTCTTCACCCAGGTGGCTGATAGCTGCAACGACGTTACCGCCGAAGTTACGGAAAAAGGCCGCACCCTTGCTACCAACGACACACAGATCAATCTCGACGCCGTTTTCGCGGTTTACCGCCATGTCCTTGACCAGGGCCTTGAACAGGTTGGTATTCAAGCCGCCGCACAGACCACGGTCACTGCTCACCACAACATAACCAACGCGCTTGATTTCGCGGTCGATCATGAACGGGTGGCGGTATTCCGGGTTGGCGTTGGCCAGATGCCCAATAACCTGGCGGATACGCTCCGCATAAGGACGGCTAGCAGCCATGCGCATTTGTGCCTTGCGCATTTTGCTGACCGCCACTTTTTCCATGGCGCTGGTAATCTTTTGCGTGCTTTTGATGCTCGCAATCTTACTGCGAATCTCTTTTGCGCCTGCCATGTAACACCTATCAGGTTAGCAAGCGGGAGCCTCGCGGCTCCCGCTGCGGCTTACCAGGTTTGGGTGGCCTTGAACTTCTCGATACCGGCTTTCATGCCAGCGTCGATTTCGTCATTGAAGTCACCTTTAACGTTGATCTTGGCCATCAAATCGGCGTGATCGCGGTTGAAGAAAGCAATCAGCGCTTGTTCGAAGCTGCCGATCTTGGCGATTTCAATGTCAGTCAGGAACCCACGCTCAGCGGCATACAGCGACAGCGCCATGTCAGCGATCGACATTGGTGCGTATTGCTTCTGCTTCATCAGCTCGGTAACGCGCTGACCATGCTCAAGTTGCTTACGGGTCGCTTCGTCCAGGTCAGAAGCGAACTGGGCGAATGCCGCCAGTTCACGGTACTGAGCCAGAGCGGTACGGATACCACCGGACAGCTTCTTGATGATCTTGGTCTGAGCGGCACCACCCACACGGGATACCGAAACACCGGCGTTCACTGCAGGGCGGATGCCCGAGTTGAACATGGCCGATTCCAGGAAGATCTGACCGTCGGTGATGGAAATCACGTTGGTCGGAACGAACGCGGAAACGTCGCCAGCCTGGGTTTCGATGATCGGCAATGCGGTCAGGGAACCGGTTTTGCCGGTCACTGCGCCGTTGGTGAACTTCTCTACGTATTCTTCCGAAACGCGGGATGCGCGCTCCAGCAGACGGGAGTGGAGATAGAACACGTCGCCTGGGTAAGCTTCACGGCCTGGTGGACGGCGCAGCAGCAGGGAAATCTGGCGGTAAGCCACTGCTTGCTTGGACAGATCGTCATAAACGATCAGCGCGTCTTCACCGCGGTCGCGGAAGAATTCACCCATGGTGCAACCGGAGTACGGTGCCAGGAATTGCAGCGCAGGAGATTCCGAAGCACTGGCAGCCACGATGATCGTGTTGGCCAGGGCGCCGTTTTCTTCCAGCTTGCGAACCACGTTGGCGATGGTCGATTGTTTCTGACCAATAGCTACGTAGACGCAGAAAATGCCGCTGTCTTTCTGGTTGATGATCGCGTCGATCGCCAGAGCGGTTTTACCGATCTGACGGTCACCGATGATCAGCTCACGCTGGCCACGGCCGACAGGGATCATGGCATCGACAGCCTTGTAGCCAGTCTGTACAGGCTGGTCTACCGACTTACGCCAGATCACGCCCGGAGCAACTTTCTCGACCGCGTCGGTCTCGGTGTTGCCCAGTGGACCTTTGCCGTCAACAGGGTTGCCCAGTGCGTCGACTACGCGACCCAGCAGTTCCTTACCAACCGGAACTTCGAGGATGCGGCCGGTGCACTTGGCGCTCATGCCTTCAGCCAGAGACTGGTAAGCGCCCAGTACAACGGCACCTACGGAGTCTTGCTCCAGGTTGAGGGCCATACCGTAGACGCCGCCCGGAAACTCGATCATCTCGCCGTACATTACGTCGGCCAGACCGTGAATCCGCACGATGCCGTCAGATACGCTGACGACAGTGCCTTCGTTACGGGCTTGGGAGGTCACATCGAGCTTGTCGATGCGGCCCTTGATAATTTCACTTATTTCGGAAGGATTGAGTTGCTGCATTGCTCTGCTGCCCCTTCAAACTCAAGATTTCAATGCTTCGGCAAGTTTCGCGATTTTGCCGCGAATCGAGCCATCGATAACCAGGTCGCCGGCGCGGATAACGACACCACCTATAAGGGCAGCATCCTCCGCAACTTGCAGGCGCACTTCCCGGTTGAGTCGTGCACTGAGAACCTTGGCGAGTTTGTCTTGCTGTTCTTGGTTCAATGCAAAAGCACTGGTCACTTCAACGTCTACCGACTTCTCTTGTTCGGCCTTGTAAAGGTCGAAAAGAGCGGCAATCTCCGGCAGAAGCGGGAGACGGTCGTTTTCGGCAACGACATTGATGAAGTTCTGTGCCTTGGCATCAAACTTGTCGCCGCACACGTCAATAAACGTGGCGGCCTTTTCTGCGCTCGTCAGTCGCGGGGCCTTGAGCACGCGCTGCATGGTGTCGTCTTGTGACACCGCTGCAGCCAGGCCGAGCATGGCTGACCAATTGGCCAGTTGCTGGTGGGCCTGAGCGTGCTCGAAGGCCGCCTTAGCGTAAGGTCGGGCCAACGTGGTCAGTTCTGCCATGATCGCCCTCGCTTAGATTTCAGCAGCCAGTTGGTTAACCAGCTCTGCGTGCGCGTTTTGATCGATTGTGGCACCCAGGATCTTCTCGGCGCCGCCGACAGCCAGCAAACCCACTTGGGCGCGCAGCTTGTCTTTGACACTGTTCAGTTCCTGTTCGATCTCGGCTTGAGCCTGAACCTTCACACGGTCAGCGTCGACACGGGCCTTTTCAACGGCCTCTTCGACAATCTGGTTACCGCGTTTCTTGGCTTGCTCGATGATTTCAGCTGCCTGAGCTTTCGCTTCGCGCAGTTGCTGACCCGCTTTTTCTTGGGCCAACTCCAGGTCGCGAGCTGCACGGCTGGCAGCGTCCAGACCATCAGCGATCTTCTTTTGACGTTCGTGCAGGGCAGCGATGACCGGAGGCCATACATACTTCATGCAGAACAGTACAAAAATCAGGAACGCAACGGACTGGCCAATCAGGGTCGCATTAATGTTCACGCCAACACCTCGCAGTTACGTTGTCCATCACATCAAATTACTCGGAAGAATCCGGGTAATTAGCCAGCGATCTGACCAACGAACGGGTTCGCAAAGGTGAAGAACAGAGCGATACCAACACCGATCATGGTTACGGCGTCGAGCAGACCGGCAACGATGAACATTTTAACTTGCAGCATTGGAACCATTTCTGGCTGACGCGCTGCGCCTTCCAGGAACTTGCCGCCCAGCAGGCCGAAACCAATTGCGGTACCCAGTGCGCCCAGGCCGATCAACAGTGCAACAGCGATAGCGGTTAGACCAACTACAGTTTCCATCTTTCCTCCCGACTTTTACGTCGTATGGTTTAGGTTTTTTAGATTAAAGCGGTAAAACAAATCGTTTCAGGTGCCCTGTGAAGAGCCCCTTCCCGTTTGACCGGGAAGGACATCAGACTAGTCGAGACTGGCCTTAATGGTTTTCTTCGTGCGCCATCGACAGGTAGACGATGGTCAGCATCATGAAGATGAACGCCTGCAGCGTGATGATCAGGATGTGGAACACAGCCCATGCCCACTGCAGAACAACGCCCAGGCCGCTCAGCCAGAGCAGACCGCTGCCGAACATCACAGCGATCAGAATGAACACCAGCTCGCCGGCATACATGTTGCCGAACAGACGCAGAGCCAGAGAGATCGGCTTGGCGATCAGGGTCACGAATTCCAGCAGGAAGTTCACCGGGATCAGCAGAGCTTGAACGAAGATGTTCTTGCTGCCGAACGGGTGCAGGGTCAGTTCGCCGATGAAGCCGCCGAAGCCCTTGACCTTGATGCTATAGAAAATGATCAGTGCGAAAACCGAGAACGCCATGCCCAGGGTCGCGTTCGGGTCGGTTGTCGACACGGCGCGGAACGGGATGTGGTGGTCACCGGAGATCAGGATGGCCAGCTGAGGAATCCAGTCGACCGGTACCAGGTCGACGGCGTTCATCAGGAACACCCAGACGAAGATGGTCAGTGCCAGCGGTGCAATCACCGGGCTACGGCCATGGAAGCTGTCTTTCACGCTGCCATCGACGAATTCGACCAATACTTCAACGAAGTTCTGCAAAGCACCCGGCTGACCCGAAGTCGCTTTCTTTGCCGCCATGCGGAAAAGAAGAACGAAGATCAGACCCAACGCGACCGACCAGCCGAGAGTATCGACGTGGAAAGCCCAGAAGCCCATTTCTTTGGCTTCTGCTGCGGTATGGGCAAAGCCCCAGCCGCCGTTAGGTAGCTGACCGAAGGTCAGGTTCTGCAAGTGGTGCTGGATATAGCCCGAAGCGGTTGTTTCTGCCATGGTTGCCTCAAACGCCCTAAGGTCTCGAAAGTCTTGTTCTCATCAGCAGGGGAGCGAACCAGCTGACCGACTGAGTCAGCACGAACGCGCCGAATACAGCTATCGGCGCCAGTGGCTTCACACCTGCAAACACCAGTGCAAAGAGCACTGCCGTCAAAATCAGTTTGCCTGCCTCGCCGGCATAAAATGACCGGACGATGGACTGGGCTGCTCGGGCGCCGGAAAACCGAAATGCCTTGTGAGCGAAATAAACATTGGGCAGCAAGGCTATCAGGCCCCCGCAAAGTCCCGAGTATCCGGCAACGACTCCGTGCCATTGCCAGAGCGCCAAAGCGGCAATGAGCAAAATGACAAATTGAGCCATTAACACCGGAAAAACCGCCAGGCGATGGAACGGCAGGCGGTTTGGCTTGCGGGTTTCCATCACGTTTGCTCTCCAATGGTCGGCTGCCAGAATTCAATAACTTGGCATAATTTGTGCCGACAAAATGCGCGCAGAGTATAGGGGCGGTTCTGCCCCTATTCAACTGTCAGGTAGTGATTTCCGACTGCGCGCTACATGAGGAAATGTTTCAGCGGATGTGCGCGAGCACACCTTGAAGCTCATCGAGGGAGTTGTAACCGATCACCAACTGACCCTTTCCCTTCTTGCCGTGGCGAATCTGCACCGCAGAGCCTAGGCGCTCGGCCAGACGCTGTTCGAGGCGGGCGATATCCGGGTCGGGTTTGCTCGCTTCCACAGGCTCCGGTTTGCCACTCAACCACTGACGAACCAGTGCTTCAGTTTGGCGCACGGTGAGGCCGCGTGCGACAACATGTCGCGCCCCTTCCACCTGCTGATTGTCCGGCAGACCG
This region of Pseudomonas sp. R84 genomic DNA includes:
- a CDS encoding F0F1 ATP synthase subunit epsilon, yielding MAMTVHCDIVSAEGEIFSGLVEMVIAHGALGDLGIALGHAPLITNLKPGPIRLIKQGGEPEVFYISGGFLEVQPNMVKVLADTVQRAADLDEAQAQAALKAAEHALHEKGADFDYSAASARLAEAAAQLRTVQQIRKKFGG
- a CDS encoding F0F1 ATP synthase subunit delta — encoded protein: MAELTTLARPYAKAAFEHAQAHQQLANWSAMLGLAAAVSQDDTMQRVLKAPRLTSAEKAATFIDVCGDKFDAKAQNFINVVAENDRLPLLPEIAALFDLYKAEQEKSVDVEVTSAFALNQEQQDKLAKVLSARLNREVRLQVAEDAALIGGVVIRAGDLVIDGSIRGKIAKLAEALKS
- the atpG gene encoding F0F1 ATP synthase subunit gamma: MAGAKEIRSKIASIKSTQKITSAMEKVAVSKMRKAQMRMAASRPYAERIRQVIGHLANANPEYRHPFMIDREIKRVGYVVVSSDRGLCGGLNTNLFKALVKDMAVNRENGVEIDLCVVGSKGAAFFRNFGGNVVAAISHLGEEPSINDLIGSVKVMLDAYLDGRIDRLSVVSNKFINTMTQQPTVEQLIPLVATPDQDLKHHWDYLYEPDAKELLDGLMVRYVESQVYQAVVENNAAEQAARMIAMKNATDNAGDLISDLQLIYNKARQAAITQEISEIVGGAAAV
- a CDS encoding F0F1 ATP synthase subunit I; translation: METRKPNRLPFHRLAVFPVLMAQFVILLIAALALWQWHGVVAGYSGLCGGLIALLPNVYFAHKAFRFSGARAAQSIVRSFYAGEAGKLILTAVLFALVFAGVKPLAPIAVFGAFVLTQSVSWFAPLLMRTRLSRP
- the atpE gene encoding F0F1 ATP synthase subunit C; the protein is METVVGLTAIAVALLIGLGALGTAIGFGLLGGKFLEGAARQPEMVPMLQVKMFIVAGLLDAVTMIGVGIALFFTFANPFVGQIAG
- the atpB gene encoding F0F1 ATP synthase subunit A translates to MAETTASGYIQHHLQNLTFGQLPNGGWGFAHTAAEAKEMGFWAFHVDTLGWSVALGLIFVLLFRMAAKKATSGQPGALQNFVEVLVEFVDGSVKDSFHGRSPVIAPLALTIFVWVFLMNAVDLVPVDWIPQLAILISGDHHIPFRAVSTTDPNATLGMAFSVFALIIFYSIKVKGFGGFIGELTLHPFGSKNIFVQALLIPVNFLLEFVTLIAKPISLALRLFGNMYAGELVFILIAVMFGSGLLWLSGLGVVLQWAWAVFHILIITLQAFIFMMLTIVYLSMAHEENH
- the atpD gene encoding F0F1 ATP synthase subunit beta, yielding MSSGRIVQIIGAVIDVEFPRDSVPSIYNALKVKSDAGTTLEVQQQLGDGVVRTIAMGSTEGLKRGLEVTDSGAAISVPVGKATLGRIMDVLGNPIDEAGPIDTEERWGIHRPAPSFAEQAGGNDLLETGIKVIDLVCPFAKGGKVGLFGGAGVGKTVNMMELIRNIAIEHSGYSVFAGVGERTREGNDFYHEMKDSNVLDKVALVYGQMNEPPGNRLRVALTGLTMAEKFRDEGNDVLLFVDNIYRYTLAGTEVSALLGRMPSAVGYQPTLAEEMGVLQERITSTKEGSITSIQAVYVPADDLTDPSPATTFAHLDATVVLSRDIASLGIYPAVDPLDSTSRQLDPNVIGQDHYDTARGVQYVLQRYKELKDIIAILGMDELSEADKQLVNRARKIQRFLSQPFFVAEVFTGASGKYVSLKDTIAGFKGILNGDYDHLPEQAFYMVGGIEEAIEKAKKL
- a CDS encoding F0F1 ATP synthase subunit B; the encoded protein is MNINATLIGQSVAFLIFVLFCMKYVWPPVIAALHERQKKIADGLDAASRAARDLELAQEKAGQQLREAKAQAAEIIEQAKKRGNQIVEEAVEKARVDADRVKVQAQAEIEQELNSVKDKLRAQVGLLAVGGAEKILGATIDQNAHAELVNQLAAEI
- the atpA gene encoding F0F1 ATP synthase subunit alpha; translation: MQQLNPSEISEIIKGRIDKLDVTSQARNEGTVVSVSDGIVRIHGLADVMYGEMIEFPGGVYGMALNLEQDSVGAVVLGAYQSLAEGMSAKCTGRILEVPVGKELLGRVVDALGNPVDGKGPLGNTETDAVEKVAPGVIWRKSVDQPVQTGYKAVDAMIPVGRGQRELIIGDRQIGKTALAIDAIINQKDSGIFCVYVAIGQKQSTIANVVRKLEENGALANTIIVAASASESPALQFLAPYSGCTMGEFFRDRGEDALIVYDDLSKQAVAYRQISLLLRRPPGREAYPGDVFYLHSRLLERASRVSEEYVEKFTNGAVTGKTGSLTALPIIETQAGDVSAFVPTNVISITDGQIFLESAMFNSGIRPAVNAGVSVSRVGGAAQTKIIKKLSGGIRTALAQYRELAAFAQFASDLDEATRKQLEHGQRVTELMKQKQYAPMSIADMALSLYAAERGFLTDIEIAKIGSFEQALIAFFNRDHADLMAKINVKGDFNDEIDAGMKAGIEKFKATQTW